The nucleotide window ACCCGGGGCGAGACCGGGCCGGCCGAGGCCGAGGTGCGCCGCGCCCTCGAGATCGCGCCGCGCCTGCCCCGGGCGCACACCACCCTGGCGACCCTGCAGATGCAGCGCGGCGATCGGGAGGAGGCGCTGCGCAGCGCCCGCAACGCCGCCGCGCTCGACAGCGAGGATCCCACCGTTCTCTACAACCTCGGGCTCGCCGAGTGGTTCGCCGGCGAGCGCAGCACCGCCCGCGCGGCCTTCGAGCGCGCCGCCGAGGCGCTCCGCGCGCTCACCGGCGAGCCGCCCCCGGCGCCGCCCTGGTGGCGCCGGCTCGGCCACCGTGGCTGAGCGCCCGGAGCCGCGCTTCGGCGCCGACGGCCTGGTCTGCGCGGTCGTCCAGGACGCCGCCGGGGGTGCCGTGCTGATGGTCGCGTGGATGGATCGCGAGGCCTGGGAGCGCACCCTCGCCGACGGCTACGCCACCTTCTTCAGCCGCTCCCGCGGGCGCCTCTGGCGCAAGGGCGAGACCAGCGGAAACGTGATGCGGGTGCGCGCGGTGCGGCTCGACTGCGACCGGGACACGGTGCTGCTGGAGGTCGACCCCGCCGGCCCCGCCTGCCACACCGGCGCGCCCACGTGCTTCTTCGAGAAGGTCGAGGTGGCGGAGCCGGCGGGGTGATCACCCCGACCGCCTCGCCGCCACCCACCTCGCCGCCTGCCGAGCTTATGCCAGGAAAGACTGGTCTTAGAATGGGGAAATGAC belongs to Candidatus Dormiibacterota bacterium and includes:
- the hisI gene encoding phosphoribosyl-AMP cyclohydrolase, which codes for MAERPEPRFGADGLVCAVVQDAAGGAVLMVAWMDREAWERTLADGYATFFSRSRGRLWRKGETSGNVMRVRAVRLDCDRDTVLLEVDPAGPACHTGAPTCFFEKVEVAEPAG
- a CDS encoding tetratricopeptide repeat protein, producing the protein MTTSRGPVRIPRAAEALRVPLWQRSQQRMREKYGFDMDAADAVDRARALAAGRPDDPEPALLLGSVLATRGETGPAEAEVRRALEIAPRLPRAHTTLATLQMQRGDREEALRSARNAAALDSEDPTVLYNLGLAEWFAGERSTARAAFERAAEALRALTGEPPPAPPWWRRLGHRG